From one Plasmodium yoelii strain 17X genome assembly, chromosome: 12 genomic stretch:
- a CDS encoding tyrosine--tRNA ligase, putative — protein sequence METINIKKEDNEAQVKISQEIHDENVEKRYNEIMSITSECIQPDELKLKLLQKRKLICYDGFEPSGRMHIAQGLLKSHIVNTLTNNGCTFIFWIADWFAQLNNKMSGDLNKIKKVGQYFIEVWKSCGMNMENVQFMWASDEINKNPDKYWSTVIDISRSFNINRIKRCLTIMGRTEGEDNYCSQILYPCMQCADIFFLNVDICQLGTDQRKVNMLAREYCDIKKIKKKPVILSHGMLPGLLEGQEKMSKSDENSAIFMDDNEADVNRKIKKAYCPPNVIESNPIFAYAKTIIYPHYKEFSLARKEKNGGDKLYLTIEEMEKDYINGEIHPLDLKDNVALYINKMLQPVRDHFQNNAEAKKLLSEIKKYKITK from the exons atggaaactattaatattaaaaaggaAGATAATGAAGCTCAAGTTAAAATATCACAAGAAATACATGATGAAAATGTAGAAAAAAGATATAATGAAATTATGTCCATTACTTCTGAATGTATCCAACCTGACGAATTAAAACTAAAACTTTTGCAAAAAAGAAAACTAATTTGTTATGATGGCTTCGAACCATCTGGACGCATGCACATAGCTCAAG gattATTGAAAAGTCATATCGTAAACACATTAACAAACAATGGATGCACATTCATCTTTTGGATTGCTGATTGGTTTGCTCAACTTAATAATAAGATGTCTGGAGatctaaataaaataaaaaaagttggacaatattttatagaagTATGGAAAAGTTGTGGTATGAATATGGAAAATGTTCAATTTATGTGGGCAAgtgatgaaataaataaaaacccTGATAAATATTGGTCTACCGTTATTGATATATCAAGAAgctttaatattaatagaatTAAAAGATGTTTAACTATAATGGGTAGAACTGAAGGAGAAGATAATTATTGTTCTCAAATTTTATATCCATGTATGCAATGTGCtgatattttctttttaaatgTGGATATTTGTCAATTAGGAACAGATCAAAGAAAAGTTAATATGTTAGCTAGAGAATATtgtgatataaaaaaaattaaaaaaaaaccagTTATTTTATCTCATGGAATGTTACCAGGTTTATTAGAAGGGCAAGAAAAAATGTCAAAATCTGATGAAAATTCGGCAATTTTTATGGATGATAATGAAGCAGATGttaatagaaaaattaaaaaagccTATTGCCCTCCAAATGTAATTGAAAGCAATCCGATCTTTGCATATGCAAAAACGATAATTTATCCACACTATAAAGAATTTAGTTTAGCTAGaaaggaaaaaaatggaG GAGATAAACTATATCTAACAATTGAAGAAATGGAAAAGGATTATATTAATGGAGAGATACACCCGCTAGATTTAAAAGATAACGTCGCATTATACATTAACAAAATGCTCCAACCAGTGAGAGACCATTTTCAAAACAATGCGGAAGCCAAAAAACTTTTAagcgaaataaaaaaatataaaataacaaaataa
- a CDS encoding AP-3 complex subunit delta, putative yields MNNSFIDLIKDIKKDDSLKNVERNYNICINNLKDLEKKKQNDKIFSFNNVIKEKSYILLKLLYLQMFGKKIDKEHNFSVIEILTCNKYILKRRAFLFLNNINDNEDVIFLLINLYKKELYKENISNTTIGTKTRVLNSLTNISTSIIKDNLTMLANTYTNYGNNGINSNTGPRNSTSTVKAGSNFVSKENDVSHFQFSNNIEKYYKIINTTLILNSISNICTDIMSNNLYNDIFMLLNSSFMYVRKKSIISFYRLVICNLDILHIFFDFIKKNFILLYNNECPSYDTLNHEEPGYVLKNNTSLCCLIINILAEIFCTLEKQEKKNAHQNINDNINTKPETIYQSDKKEKKYNSEFVKNNNPINEHTHNNNDDKNQQNNPMYLKKYLSFIPFIYNILNDRLHLIDNWRLIKIIKFINKLTKYENRIYKKFLSIIIHIFYTNKAQSVVYECFEFILFNYKNSYDLEINLEKYISENEKNLNKQENNAKMNQNIMNRQENNEECYKQIASLNKNEKINKENVYAQNGSDTLLCYCFSHLIKYLYSDDKNIVYVCTKLYRSIFSIPDLYNIFLKYNLMQDFSRHIFNNFEHKDITLRNNLLYIIYFLINKNNFENIIYNILAYIYKNNDQGYLDEYINVILNYGENNLKYLNNINLYIFILFYILCLKNHGTHIKLLDQIHKINSQFSNTFISTIFLSSLFIITYGNFLINTILIRKEIGDDNCLTTNSLENNTTHNLSTLLTNQKNDIEKGLEKGLEKGLEKASSINSDNDNNSDSDSDDIICNRSEPKRGVKEKVDKKVDKKVDKKKVGKKNISRDSNIYNLNEIMENEVYYFFNNHNESIEKYDVFEYIINILKIEDKISYRKENTSTYIDINNMNIKCFDYLIYFISIYIQETYKEIKEFKNDNFLNIFFFSLYLFFLKFSTSSILWNVTKIFIFFSQFNQFYDISFFYLYKLEKYIDNLIYNQNDIQNLDRSLILKHILALINSKQTKNTSIFYNYFDTKIEIENTEISYNYSVPFKYNDSFFLQTNNNQNSDKTSNFQSVNKYHTIPKSQTFNDELNILLDKNKRCSNIFKKNKLLFLVHVNNHFKLYYHITQDHILHLYIDSLKDDININNFILSLSANIIEYKTNFEKPKNFKLIDSQENYIFKFTQNYLTEQIQNIDSTQLEDKINNQNICTNKKITKNEIKILDNIIGCLTISIKFSTPFNYIKLIFSYSHNIQSYEIPTIALPYFPMAPFLLSLDGFKKIDKKKGKFRNFIHEINLEREKDVREVVFNYFVFLSEYINMFFFNIKNAHLNLKNNNDTSDLRIILCTKRADKQDGIILLINSRHIKLDHASEKSEKSEKNEKNEKNEKREDNEKNEKSEKNEKSENNEKRDDNEKREDNAAHLVPYQIDIQINLLNSSQKEDELFLDYLNYYLSALFSKTINIDDILSQF; encoded by the exons atgaaCAACTCATTCATTGATTTAATCAAAGACATAAAAAAAGATGACAGCTTAAAAAATGTGGAAAGAaactataatatatgtataaataatttaaaagatttagaaaaaaaaaaacaaaatgataaaatattttcatttaataatgtaattaaagaaaaatcatatattctattaaaattattatatcttcaaatgtttggaaaaaaaatagataaagAACATAATTTTTCAGTAATAGAAATATTAAcatgtaataaatatatattaaaaagacgagcttttttatttcttaacaatataaatgataatgaagatgttatatttttattaattaatttatataaaaaagaattatataaagaaaatatatctaacACAACAATAGGAACAAAAACAAgagttttaaattcattaacAAATATTAGTACATCTATAATTAAAGATAATCTTACTATGCTAGCCAATACTTACACCAATTATGGAAATAATGGAATCAATTCAAATACAGGACCTCGAAATTCTACATCTACTGTAAAAGCAGGTTCAAATTTTGTGtcaaaagaaaatgatgtGTCTCATTTTCaatttagtaataatatagaaaaatattataaaattattaacactacattaattttaaatagtATAAGTAATATTTGCACCGATATAATGagtaataatttatataatgatatatttatgttattaaATAGTTCATTTATGtatgtaagaaaaaaaagcatAATAAGCTTTTACAGGCTTGTTATTTGTAATCTAGatattttgcatattttttttgattttataaaaaaaaattttattttattatataataatgaatgcCCATCATACGATACTTTAAATCATGAAGAGCCTGGCTATGTTCTGAAAAATAACACATCTTTATGTTGcttaattattaatattcttGCTGAAATTTTTTGTACATTAGAAaaacaagaaaaaaaaaatgcacaccaaaatataaatgataacaTAAATACAAAACCCGAAACAATATATCAATctgataaaaaagaaaaaaaatataattcagaatttgtaaaaaataataatccaATTAATGAACacacacataataataatgatgataaaaaccAACAAAATAATCCtatgtatttaaaaaaatatctttcttttattccatttatttataacattttaaatGATCGTCTACATTTAATAGATAATTGGAgactaataaaaattataaaatttataaataaattaacaaaatatgaaaatcgaatatataaaaaattcctTTCTATAATTATTcacatattttatacaaataaagCACAAAGTGTTGTTTATGAATGTTTTGagtttattttgtttaattataaaaatagttatGATTTGGAAATTAAtttggaaaaatatatttcagaaaatgaaaaaaaccTGAACAAGCAAGAAAATAATGCAAAAATGAAccaaaatattatgaacagacaggaaaataatgaagaatgttataaacaaatagctagcttaaataaaaacgaaaagataaataaagaaaatgtatATGCACAAAATGGAAGCGATACATTATTATGCTATTGTTTTTcacatttaataaaatatttatatagtgatgataaaaatattgtatatgtatgcacaaaattatatagatCTATATTTTCGATACCTgatttatacaatatttttttaaaatataatttaatgcAAGATTTTTCAAGACATATATTTAACAATTTTGAACATAAAGATATAACATtaagaaataatttattatatattatatattttttaataaataaaaataattttgaaaatattatttataatatacttgcatatatatataaaaataatgatcaAGGATATTtagatgaatatataaatgttatattaaattatggagaaaataatttaaaatatttaaataatattaatttatatatttttattttattttatattttatgtctTAAAAATCATGGAAcacatataaaattattagatCAAATTCACAAAATTAATTCTCAATTTTCTAATACTTTTATatctacaatttttttaagttctctttttattatcacatatggaaattttttaattaacaCGATACTAATAAGAAAAGAAATTGGAGATGATAATTGCCTGACCACCAATAGTTTAGAAAATAACACAACGCACAATTTGTCTACCCTTTtaacaaatcaaaaaaatgatatagaaAAAGGTTTAGAAAAAGGTTTAGAAAAAGGCTTAGAAAAGGCTTCTAGCATAAATagtgataatgataataatagtgaTAGTGATAGTGATGATATAATTTGCAATCGTAGCGAGCCGAAAAGGGGTGTAAAAGAAAAGGTTGATAAAAAAGTTGATAAAAAagttgataaaaaaaaggttggtaaaaaaaatatatcaagagatagtaatatttataatttgaacgaaataatggaaaatgaagtttattatttttttaataatcataACGAAAgtatagaaaaatatgatgtattcgaatatattataaacatattaaaaatagaaGATAAAATAAGTTATAGAAAAGAAAATACAAGTACATatattgatataaataatatgaatataaaatgttttgattatttaatatattttataagtatatatatacaagaaacatataaagaaataaaagaatttaaaaatgataattttttaaatatattttttttttcattatatttattttttttaaaatttagtACTAGTAGTATATTATGGAATGTAaccaaaatttttatttttttttcacaatttaatcaattttatgatatttcttttttttatttatataaattagaaaaGTATATAgacaatttaatatataatcaaaatgATATACAAAATTTGGATAGatctttaattttaaaacatattttagcACTTATAAATAGCAAACAAACTAAAAatacatctatattttataattattttgacACAAAAATAGAAATAGAAAATACTGAAATTTCTTATAATTATTCAGTtccatttaaatataatgattcattttttttacaaactaataataatcaaaattCTGATAAAACATCTAATTTTCAATCtgttaataaatatcatACAATTCCAAAATCACAAACTTTTAATGAcgaattaaatattttgttagataaaaataaaagatgtagtaacattttcaaaaaaaataaattactaTTCCTTGTTCATGTTAATAAccattttaaattatattatcatataaCACAAGATCATATTTTACATCTTTACATTGATTCTCTTAAAGATGACATcaacataaataattttattttatcgttATCTGCAAATATAattgaatataaaacaaattttgaaaaaccaaaaaattttaaattgataGATAGTCaggaaaattatatttttaaatttaccCAAAATTATTTAACTGAACAAATTCAAAATATTGATAGTACCCAATTAGAAGACAAGAttaataatcaaaatatatgtacaaataaaaaaataacaaaaaatgaaatcaAAATTTTAGATAATATTATTGGCTGTTTAACTATCTCTATCAAATTTTCAACACcctttaattatattaagtTGATATTTAGTTATTCACACAATATCCAAAGTTACGAAATTCCAACCATTGCTCTTCCATACTTTCCTATGGCCCCGTTTCTTTTATCTCTGGATGGGTTTAAAAAG ATTGACAAGAAAAAAGGGAAGTTTCGAAATTTTATtcatgaaataaatttagaAAGAGAGAAAGATGTTCGAGAGGTggtttttaattattttgtttttttgtcggaatatataaatatgtttttttttaatataaaaaatgcacatttaaatttgaaaaataataatgatactTCGGATCTTCGTATAATCTTATGTACCAAAAGGGCTGACAAACAAg ATGGAATCATCTTATTAATAAACAGCCGCCACATTAAGCTCGACCATGCAAGCGAAAAGAGCGAAAAGAgcg
- a CDS encoding 26S proteasome regulatory subunit RPN10, putative — translation MSNIEATIICIDNSDYNMNEDIVPNRFMSQIDCVNILCCNKTSMHYKNSIGVLVMAGDGIKIKVSLTNDIGQLLSCIHGIKIEGSCDIIRSLLIAQLALKHRIDKNLEQKIIIFIGSPIEANEKQLISTGKQLKKNNISIDIISYGNVNKNREKLNKLFESINNNGNCRIIECPEDEDNLSTYVLNKILNNNNYNMNNLDEDEQLLTAMELSMGSNNNTQNIPNNNSQSNNINSKSNHNDLPTIQDIENMKDIDNELKEALLLSLKEYNEKNKTDNENSKINSESKNGENEKNGENITIVSEEYKNVFDNEKTDAQTKQIGEKKENESYEKVFKICKDENIEEDNNKFQINSNIYINTEDNIKNINKETTDDKNTSSIQDTNYISQILEQIPGSSANLLDKNADAEKEPGTKEPDTKEPK, via the exons ATGAGCAATATCGAAGCTACAATCATTTGTATAGATAACAGCGATTATAACATGAACGAAGATATCGTTCCGAATCGGTTTATGTCACAG ATCGATTGTGTGAACATACTATGCTGCAACAAAACCAGTATGCATTACAAAAACAGTATAGGAGTATTAGTTATGGCAGGAgatggaataaaaataaaagtatctTTAACAAACGATATCGGACAGTTATTATCTTGTATTCatggaataaaaatagagGGTTCATGCGATATAATAAGAAGTTTGCTTATTGCACAATTAGCATTAAAACATAGAATCGATAAAAATTtagaacaaaaaataataatatttattggtAGCCCTATAGAAGCTAatgaaaaacaattaataagtACCGGAaagcaattaaaaaaaaataacatatctATTGATATAATTAGTTATggaaatgtaaataaaaatagagaaaaattaaataaattatttgaatcaataaataataatggaaattGTAGAATCATTGAATGTCCAGAAGATGAAGATAATTTAAGTACATATGTTTTAaacaaaattttaaataataataattataatatgaaCAATTTAGATGAAGATGAACAATTATTAACAGCAATGGAATTATCTATGGgatcaaataataatacacaaAATATTCCAAACAATAATTCACaatctaataatataaattctaAATCAAATCATAATGATTTACCAACTATACAAGATATTGAAAACATGAAAGATATTGATAATGAACTAAAGGaagcattattattatctttaaaagaatataacgaaaaaaataaaacagataatgaaaatagtaaaattaaTTCTGAATCAAAAAATGgggaaaatgaaaaaaatggggAAAATATTACAATAGTTAGtgaagaatataaaaatgtttttgataatgaaaaaacaGATGCACAAACAAAACAAAtaggagaaaaaaaagaaaacgaAAGTTATGAAAAagtatttaaaatatgtaaagatgaaaatatagaagaagataataataaatttcaaataaattcaaatatttatatcaataCAGAAGATAATATtaagaatataaataaagaaacaacAGATGACAAAAATACATCTTCTATTCAagatacaaattatatatctCAAATTTTGGAGCAAATACCAGGAAGTTCAGCTAATTTGCTTGATAAAAATGCAGATGCCGAAAAAGAACCTGGCACTAAGGAGCCTGACACTAAGGAGCCTAAGTAG